A genomic stretch from Perognathus longimembris pacificus isolate PPM17 chromosome 5, ASM2315922v1, whole genome shotgun sequence includes:
- the Ftcd gene encoding LOW QUALITY PROTEIN: formimidoyltransferase-cyclodeaminase (The sequence of the model RefSeq protein was modified relative to this genomic sequence to represent the inferred CDS: inserted 1 base in 1 codon) has product MSQLVECVPNFSEGNNQEVIDAISQAITQTPGCALLDVDAGPSTNRTVYTFVGQPECVVEGALSAARTAWRLIDMSRHKGEHPRMGALDVCPFIPVRGVSMDECVLCAQAFGRRLAEELQVPVYLYGEAARMDSRRALPAIRAGEYEGLPEKLKQPEWAPDFGPSSFIPSWGATVTGARKFLIAFNINLLSTKEQAHRIALNLREQGRGKDQPGRLKKVQGIGWYLEEKNLAQVSTNLLDFEVTALHTVYEETCREAQELSLPVVGSQLVGLVPLKALLDAAAFYCHKENLFVLEEEQRIRLVIHRLGLDSLTPFNPKDRIIEYLVPEGPQERSLLDQSLRAFVREVGARSAAPGGGSVAAAAAAMGAALGSMVARMTYGRRRFEHLDPAMRRLIPAFHEASARLAALVDADARAFAGCLEAMKLPRNTPEERSRQADALQEGLRQAVAVPLALAETVSSLWPVLQELALCXNLACLSDLQVAAKALEMGVFGAYFNVLINLKDVTDGMFKDQIRQRVSSLLQEAKTQAAVVLDSLEARRE; this is encoded by the exons ATGTCCCAGCTGGTGGAGTGTGTCCCCAACTTCTCAGAGGGGAACAACCAGGAG GTGATCGACGCCATCTCCCAAGCCAtcacccagaccccaggctgtGCGCTTCTGGACGTGGATGCGGGGCCCTCCACCAACCGCACAGTCTACACCTTCGTGGGGCAGCCCGAGTGCGTGGTTGAGGGAGCCCTCAGCGCGGCCCGCACAGCCTGGCGGCTCATTGACATGAGCAGACACAAGG GTGAGCACCCTCGCATGGGCGCCCTGGACGTCTGCCCCTTCATCCCAGTGAGGGGGGTCAGTATGGACGAGTGTGTGCTCTGTGCCCAGGCCTTTGGCAGGAGGCTGGCAGAGGAGTTGCAGGTGCCAG TGTACCTGTACGGCGAGGCAGCACGGATGGACAGCCGTCGAGCCCTGCCAGCCATCCGGGCTGGCGAATATGAGGGTCTGCCTGAGAAG CTCAAGCAGCCAGAATGGGCACCTGACTTCGGCCCCAGCTCCTTCATCCCCAGCTGGGGGGCCACCGTCACAGGTGCTCGGAAGTTTCTCATCGCATTCAATATCAACCTGCTCAGCACCAAGGAGCAGGCCCACCGCATTGCCCTCAACCTGAGGGAGCAGGGGCGAGGGAAGGACCAG CCAGGACGTTTGAAAAAGGTCCAGGGCATCGGCTGGTACCTGGAGGAGAAGAACTTGGCGCAGGTGTCCACAAACCTCCTGGACTTTGAGGTCACCGCCCTGCACACCGTCTATGAGGAGACCTGCAGAGAGGCACAG GAGCTGAGCCTGCCGGTGGTGGGCTCGCAGCTGGTGGGCCTGGTGCCCCTGAAGGCCTTGCTGGACGCTGCGGCCTTCTACTGCCACAAGGAGAACCTGTTTGTGCTGGAGGAGGAGCAGCGTATCAGGCTG GTGATACACAGGCTGGGCTTGGACTCCCTTACACCCTTCAACCCCAAGGACAGGATCATCGA GTACCTGGTCCCTGAGGGTCCCCAGGAGCGGAGCCTGCTGGACCAGTCCCTGCGCGCCTTCGTCCGAGAGGTGGGCGCCCGCTCGGCGGCGCCCGGGGGCGGCTCGGTGGCAGCGGCTGCGGCGGCAATG GGCGCGGCGCTGGGCTCCATGGTGGCCCGGATGACCTACGGGCGGCGGCGGTTCGAGCACCTGGACCCCGCGATGCGGCGCCTGATCCCCGCCTTCCACGAGGCCTCTGCGCGCCTGGCTGCGCTGGTGGACGCGGACGCCCGGGCCTTCGCGGGCTGCCTG GAGGCAATGAAGCTGCCCAGGAACACACCGGAGGAGAGGAGCAG gCAGGCGGACGCCCTGCAGGAGGGGCTGAGGCAGGCGGTGGCTGTGCCACTGGCCCTGGCAGAGACAGTGTCATCGCTGTGGCCTGTGCTTCAGGAGTTGGCCCTGT GGAACCTGGCCTGCCTGTCAGATCTGCAG GTAGCAGCCAAAGCCTTGGAGATGGGTGTGTTTGGTGCATACTTCAATGTGCTTATCAACCTGAAGGATGTGACAGATGGCATGTTTAAGGACCAG aTTCGCCAACGTGTTTCCAGTCTCCTGCAGGAAGCCAAGACCCAGGCGGCAGTGGTGCTGGACAGCCTGGAGGCACGTCGGGAGTGA